The Mycolicibacterium mageritense genome contains a region encoding:
- the bluB gene encoding 5,6-dimethylbenzimidazole synthase, whose translation MPHHAFSQPERQAVYRAIAERRDMRRFVPGSSVPDDVVARLLHAAHAAPSVGLMQPWRFIHITSDALRAKIHALVDEERSHTADALGSRGDEFLALKVEGILDCAELFVVALGDGRERHVFGRRTLPHMDLASVSCAIQNMWLAARAEGLGMGWVSIFEPLPLAQLLNMPEGAEPVAILCLGPVPEFPDRPVLEIEHWTAARPLPEFVSENGWPD comes from the coding sequence GTGCCTCACCATGCGTTCAGCCAGCCCGAACGGCAGGCCGTCTACCGGGCCATCGCCGAACGTCGTGACATGCGCAGATTCGTCCCGGGCAGCTCCGTTCCCGACGACGTCGTCGCGCGTCTGCTCCACGCCGCACACGCCGCGCCCAGCGTCGGCCTCATGCAACCGTGGCGCTTCATCCACATCACCTCCGACGCCCTCCGCGCCAAGATCCACGCGCTCGTCGACGAGGAACGCAGCCACACCGCCGACGCCCTCGGCTCGCGCGGCGACGAGTTCCTGGCGCTCAAGGTCGAAGGCATCCTCGACTGTGCCGAGCTGTTCGTGGTCGCACTGGGCGACGGCCGTGAGCGCCACGTGTTCGGACGCCGGACCCTGCCACACATGGACCTGGCGTCGGTATCGTGTGCGATCCAGAACATGTGGTTGGCCGCACGCGCGGAAGGCCTTGGCATGGGCTGGGTTTCGATATTCGAGCCACTGCCGCTGGCCCAGCTGCTGAACATGCCGGAAGGCGCCGAACCGGTGGCCATCCTGTGCCTCGGGCCGGTTCCGGAGTTTCCGGACCGGCCAGTGCTGGAGATCGAGCACTGGACCGCCGCGCGGCCGCTGCCCGAATTCGTGTCCGAGAACGGCTGGCCGGACTGA
- the aztA gene encoding zinc ABC transporter ATP-binding protein AztA, producing MTIIFNKESSVPAIRLNRITFGYHRSQVFTDLTIEFAGSAGTAVTGPNGCGKSTLLGLIAGLLRPQHGTVDVDGVDNIALAVQRDQVEQTFPITVGEAVAMGRWRRLGLLRRPARSDRDIVDYWITELGLDGLRRRRLADLSGGQRQRTLLAQAFAQQAPILLLDEPTAGLDADSAETVYRQLRRLAAAGTTIVAATHDADAHTRFDHHCNLADLAGESTAIGSSCASPCVQPARTAGRLPGHRRTS from the coding sequence ATGACAATCATTTTCAACAAGGAGTCGTCCGTGCCCGCGATCCGGCTGAACCGAATCACGTTCGGCTACCACCGAAGTCAGGTCTTCACCGATCTGACCATCGAGTTCGCCGGGTCGGCCGGCACGGCGGTCACCGGCCCCAACGGCTGCGGCAAGTCCACCCTGCTGGGACTGATCGCGGGATTGCTCCGACCACAACACGGCACGGTCGACGTCGACGGCGTCGACAACATCGCCCTGGCCGTGCAACGCGACCAGGTCGAACAGACGTTTCCCATCACGGTCGGCGAAGCGGTGGCCATGGGCCGTTGGCGCCGCCTCGGGCTGCTCCGCCGCCCGGCGCGCAGCGATCGCGACATCGTCGACTACTGGATCACCGAACTCGGCCTCGACGGACTCCGCAGGCGTCGCCTCGCAGATCTGTCCGGCGGCCAACGGCAACGCACGCTGCTGGCGCAGGCCTTCGCCCAACAGGCCCCGATCCTGCTGCTCGACGAGCCCACCGCCGGGCTCGACGCGGACAGCGCGGAAACCGTGTACCGGCAGCTGCGCCGTCTCGCGGCCGCGGGAACCACGATCGTGGCCGCGACCCACGATGCCGACGCCCACACCCGCTTCGACCACCACTGCAACCTGGCCGACCTGGCCGGAGAATCGACGGCGATAGGCTCGTCATGTGCCTCACCATGCGTTCAGCCAGCCCGAACGGCAGGCCGTCTACCGGGCCATCGCCGAACGTCGTGA
- the aztB gene encoding zinc ABC transporter permease AztB has translation MNWLGAPFGSEVVVRGAVAGSVVALMCAIVGTWVVLRGSVFLGDAMSHGMLPGVAAASALGGNLLVGALIAALAMAYGVAALSRSVRFSSDTSIGLLLVGMLAVGVIVVSHSSSYAVDLTAFLFGDVLGVRSGDIAVLAAALAVIAAVAFAGRRAFVAATFDIRKAATLGLNPRAAGIALTVLIAVAIVASFHVVGTLLVLGLLVAPPAAATLWAHSIGRIMALAAALGVASVWIGLLVSWHAATAGGATIAAVAVALFFCSAVASVAVRRVAA, from the coding sequence GTGAATTGGCTGGGTGCCCCGTTCGGGTCGGAGGTCGTGGTCCGCGGGGCCGTCGCGGGGTCGGTCGTGGCACTGATGTGCGCGATCGTCGGCACGTGGGTCGTGTTGCGGGGTTCGGTCTTTCTCGGCGACGCGATGTCGCACGGCATGCTGCCGGGCGTCGCCGCGGCGTCGGCTCTCGGTGGCAACCTGCTCGTCGGTGCGCTGATCGCCGCGCTCGCGATGGCTTACGGCGTTGCGGCGCTCAGCCGGTCGGTGCGGTTCTCGTCCGACACCAGCATCGGTCTGCTGCTGGTCGGCATGCTCGCGGTCGGCGTCATCGTGGTGTCCCATTCGAGCAGTTACGCGGTCGATCTCACGGCGTTCCTGTTCGGTGATGTGCTCGGTGTGCGGTCCGGTGACATCGCGGTGCTCGCGGCGGCGCTCGCGGTCATCGCCGCGGTGGCGTTCGCGGGCCGACGGGCCTTCGTGGCGGCCACGTTCGACATTCGGAAAGCGGCCACGTTGGGGCTCAATCCGCGCGCGGCGGGTATCGCGCTGACCGTGCTGATCGCCGTCGCGATCGTCGCGTCCTTCCATGTGGTCGGCACGCTGCTGGTCTTGGGTCTGTTGGTGGCGCCGCCCGCGGCAGCCACGCTGTGGGCCCACTCGATCGGGCGCATCATGGCGCTGGCTGCCGCCCTCGGCGTGGCATCGGTGTGGATCGGGCTGCTCGTGTCGTGGCATGCCGCCACCGCGGGAGGCGCGACCATCGCGGCCGTGGCGGTTGCGCTGTTCTTCTGCTCCGCGGTGGCCTCCGTGGCGGTTCGGCGGGTCGCCGCATGA
- a CDS encoding PQQ-binding-like beta-propeller repeat protein codes for MRIVVGFVCAVVLLAGCSADEKPATPTTSAAGDDTGIDAQESSEPVTRLVLVEPETGATVVFDAGEETETRLGELGPTHGVSGDGRFAYLRGDDALAVVDAGSWTFDHGDHSHYYVEPPAVAGRVDGRFAAAHGQRDLATAQREDGTVAVLDRKALGEHQIKPFDRFGELRDIAAAAPLGEGVVVVTRDGAVTEIGTSQNLGRCPGVTGVSTVGRDVVFGCADGAVRIVRRAGALTAEPMPLPGEPPYPGALVYRYGSTTLTGVAEDTVWVLDGRRGSWKRVAVPDVVAANSVSADTVLALTADGQLRAFATNDGRQTAAVPLLRGPIRTGRPVVEVDADRAYVNDAQGRAVYEIDYRDGLRVARTFKTSIAPGFMVETGR; via the coding sequence ATGAGGATCGTCGTCGGATTCGTGTGCGCCGTAGTACTTTTGGCCGGCTGCTCGGCCGACGAGAAGCCGGCCACCCCCACCACATCGGCGGCCGGCGACGACACCGGCATCGACGCGCAGGAGAGCTCCGAGCCGGTGACCCGGTTGGTGCTCGTCGAACCCGAGACCGGCGCAACTGTGGTCTTCGACGCCGGTGAGGAGACCGAGACGCGGCTGGGCGAACTCGGGCCGACGCACGGCGTCAGCGGTGACGGACGCTTCGCCTATCTCCGCGGCGATGATGCGCTCGCCGTCGTCGACGCGGGATCGTGGACCTTCGACCACGGTGACCACTCGCACTACTACGTCGAACCTCCCGCGGTCGCAGGGCGGGTCGACGGCCGGTTCGCTGCCGCGCACGGCCAACGCGACCTTGCCACGGCGCAGCGCGAGGACGGCACCGTTGCGGTACTGGATCGAAAAGCGCTGGGGGAACACCAAATCAAGCCGTTCGATCGGTTCGGTGAACTGCGTGACATCGCGGCGGCGGCACCGCTCGGCGAGGGCGTGGTCGTGGTGACCCGCGACGGTGCCGTCACCGAGATCGGTACTTCGCAGAACCTGGGCCGGTGCCCCGGAGTGACAGGTGTTTCCACGGTCGGGCGCGACGTGGTGTTCGGTTGTGCAGACGGCGCCGTGCGGATCGTCAGACGGGCGGGCGCCCTCACTGCTGAACCCATGCCCCTCCCAGGCGAACCGCCGTATCCCGGTGCCCTCGTATACCGGTACGGCAGTACGACTTTGACGGGCGTCGCCGAAGACACGGTCTGGGTGCTCGACGGCCGTCGCGGCTCCTGGAAGAGGGTGGCCGTACCGGACGTGGTCGCGGCGAACTCCGTATCGGCCGATACGGTGCTGGCCCTCACGGCCGATGGTCAATTGCGGGCCTTCGCCACGAACGACGGCAGGCAGACCGCCGCGGTGCCGCTCCTGCGCGGTCCGATACGGACCGGCCGGCCGGTCGTAGAGGTCGACGCCGACCGTGCATACGTCAACGATGCGCAAGGCCGCGCGGTCTACGAGATCGATTACCGGGACGGCCTGCGGGTGGCCCGCACGTTCAAGACCTCCATCGCCCCCGGCTTCATGGTGGAGACCGGGCGGTGA
- the aztC gene encoding zinc ABC transporter substrate-binding protein AztC produces MTRRSTWALLCLALLLAACGGPGTAGGRQQIAVTTTILGDVVSEVVGDTADVHVMMKPNADPHSYALSAAEAARMAEADLVIYNGLGLEESMQRNVDAAAGDGVPTLPVGDHVDPLRFSEDEHGGPDPHFWTDPQRMVRAVDAIADRIARLPGIDGARVAANAASYQDRLNSLSETMTDRFAAIPAERRKLVTNHHVLGYLADRFGFTVIGAVIPSGTTLASPSASDLESLAGAIREAGVGAIFVDSSQPDRLARVLAEHSGVQVNVVTLYSESLSEPGTEADSYLGMMRANTETIANNLI; encoded by the coding sequence GTGACCCGCCGGTCGACATGGGCCCTGCTGTGCCTGGCGCTGCTGCTCGCCGCGTGCGGCGGTCCGGGCACCGCAGGCGGGCGACAGCAAATCGCCGTCACCACAACCATTCTCGGGGACGTCGTATCAGAGGTCGTCGGCGACACCGCGGACGTGCACGTGATGATGAAACCCAACGCCGATCCGCACTCCTACGCCCTTTCGGCCGCGGAAGCCGCGCGGATGGCCGAGGCCGACCTCGTGATCTACAACGGGCTGGGGCTCGAAGAGTCCATGCAACGCAATGTGGACGCGGCAGCCGGCGACGGTGTCCCCACCTTGCCGGTCGGCGACCACGTCGACCCGTTGCGGTTCTCCGAGGACGAGCACGGCGGGCCCGACCCTCATTTCTGGACCGACCCACAACGCATGGTCCGTGCGGTCGACGCGATCGCGGATCGCATCGCGCGGCTCCCCGGCATCGACGGGGCCAGGGTCGCGGCCAACGCGGCGAGCTACCAGGACCGCCTGAACAGCCTGTCGGAGACCATGACCGACCGGTTCGCCGCGATCCCCGCCGAGCGGCGCAAGCTCGTCACCAATCATCACGTGCTCGGCTATTTGGCCGACCGGTTCGGTTTCACGGTGATCGGTGCGGTGATCCCGAGCGGTACGACCCTGGCCTCGCCCAGCGCCTCCGACCTGGAATCGCTGGCCGGTGCGATCCGGGAAGCCGGGGTTGGAGCCATCTTCGTCGACTCGTCGCAACCCGACCGGCTGGCCCGGGTACTCGCCGAGCATTCCGGCGTTCAGGTCAACGTCGTGACGCTCTACAGCGAGTCGCTCAGCGAACCCGGAACAGAGGCCGACAGCTATCTGGGGATGATGCGCGCCAACACCGAAACCATTGCGAACAACCTCATCTGA
- the aztD gene encoding zinc metallochaperone AztD: MAKPLPLTAALGAFALASTLAGCAGDNGQARQEPIAEPLVATYDGGLYVLDGETLEVKADIPLDGFLRVNPAGDDAHVLVTTNDGFRVLDASAGELTETTFTAAEPGHVVPHGERTALFADGSGEVTVFDPHDLAGGKPQVTTMSSPKPHHGVAIVLADGSWLRSEGDPDERSGAVAFDSGQAEIARSSECPGIHGETVTDGETVVFGCENGALVYADRAFTKIAAPDPYGRIGTVKGHPESPVALGDYKVDPDAELERPNRFSLIDTAADQLRLVTLPPSVSYSFRSLARGPHAEALILGTDGQLHVVDPATGDTAKTIAVTQAWTEPDDWQQPRPSVFTRGHDVYVADPATRELHIVDVESGSVTKSVTLDHAPNELSGVVGHEH, from the coding sequence ATGGCCAAACCCCTGCCACTGACCGCTGCGCTGGGCGCGTTCGCATTGGCATCGACGCTCGCGGGGTGCGCCGGTGACAACGGCCAAGCGCGCCAGGAGCCTATAGCCGAACCGCTGGTGGCCACCTATGACGGCGGGTTGTACGTGCTCGACGGTGAGACGCTCGAGGTCAAGGCCGACATCCCGCTCGACGGGTTCCTGCGGGTCAACCCGGCCGGCGACGATGCGCACGTGCTGGTGACGACCAACGACGGGTTCAGGGTGCTCGATGCGTCGGCGGGTGAACTCACCGAAACCACGTTCACGGCAGCCGAGCCCGGTCACGTGGTCCCGCACGGCGAGCGCACCGCGTTGTTCGCCGACGGATCCGGTGAGGTCACGGTGTTCGACCCGCACGACTTGGCCGGCGGTAAGCCCCAGGTCACGACGATGTCGTCACCCAAGCCACATCACGGAGTCGCGATCGTCCTGGCAGACGGCAGCTGGCTGCGCAGCGAGGGCGACCCCGACGAGCGGTCCGGTGCCGTGGCCTTCGACTCCGGCCAGGCCGAGATCGCCCGCAGCTCCGAATGCCCCGGCATTCACGGCGAGACTGTCACCGACGGCGAGACCGTGGTGTTCGGCTGCGAGAACGGCGCTTTGGTCTACGCCGACCGTGCCTTCACCAAGATCGCCGCCCCGGATCCGTACGGTCGCATCGGCACGGTGAAAGGCCACCCCGAATCGCCTGTGGCCCTGGGCGATTACAAGGTCGATCCCGATGCCGAGCTGGAACGGCCGAACCGATTCTCCCTGATCGACACCGCGGCCGATCAGCTGCGTCTCGTGACGTTGCCGCCGTCGGTCAGCTACTCCTTCCGTTCGCTTGCGCGCGGCCCGCACGCCGAGGCATTGATCCTGGGCACCGACGGTCAGTTGCACGTCGTCGACCCGGCGACCGGCGACACCGCCAAAACCATTGCGGTGACGCAGGCCTGGACCGAGCCGGACGACTGGCAGCAGCCGCGGCCCAGCGTTTTCACCCGCGGCCACGACGTCTACGTCGCAGACCCCGCCACGCGGGAACTGCACATCGTGGATGTGGAATCCGGCTCGGTGACCAAGTCGGTGACTCTCGACCACGCGCCGAACGAACTCAGCGGCGTGGTCGGCCACGAGCACTGA